Proteins from one Cellulosilyticum lentocellum DSM 5427 genomic window:
- a CDS encoding phosphatase PAP2 family protein, translating into MEIQIKILQFFEQIRTETLTLLMTTITIMAESLFIVAILAGLYWCVDKIKSKRLAWFVLFNFVGNGMIKNLIQMPRPFDLGVVKPIRAETATSFSFPSGHTQTATSFWSGAMLVLRTKGMYVMGSCIILLTALSRVYLGVHWPMDVLGGIFFGVIFTLLANKLLGDKGEIRPAHVIGVSIVVLLVMIFKVDADLYKGAAALWGMTCGAYIEQKYIQFEAVQNWRIQLKKILIGFGGLVLIYLILSKVLPAVKIVKMIKYALLLLWITAGAPFIFKKLK; encoded by the coding sequence ATGGAAATACAGATAAAGATACTTCAGTTTTTTGAACAAATAAGAACAGAAACACTAACTTTGCTAATGACAACAATTACCATAATGGCTGAGAGCTTATTTATTGTAGCTATTTTAGCAGGATTATATTGGTGCGTTGATAAAATAAAAAGTAAACGTCTTGCATGGTTTGTGTTATTTAACTTTGTAGGTAATGGAATGATTAAAAATTTAATCCAAATGCCTAGGCCATTTGATTTAGGTGTTGTAAAACCCATAAGAGCAGAAACAGCTACAAGTTTTTCATTTCCTAGTGGACATACGCAAACAGCTACAAGCTTTTGGAGTGGTGCCATGCTAGTGTTACGCACAAAAGGAATGTATGTTATGGGAAGCTGTATCATTTTATTAACAGCACTTTCTAGGGTATATTTAGGGGTACATTGGCCAATGGATGTATTAGGCGGTATTTTCTTTGGAGTCATTTTTACTTTATTAGCCAACAAACTCTTAGGTGATAAGGGTGAAATTAGACCAGCCCATGTTATAGGTGTTAGTATTGTAGTATTATTGGTAATGATTTTTAAAGTAGATGCTGATTTATATAAGGGCGCAGCAGCTTTATGGGGTATGACTTGTGGTGCTTACATTGAACAGAAGTATATACAATTTGAAGCAGTTCAAAATTGGCGTATTCAGCTGAAGAAAATACTTATTGGTTTCGGCGGTCTTGTGCTGATATACCTGATTTTAAGTAAGGTACTACCAGCTGTTAAGATTGTAAAGATGATTAAATATGCACTTCTATTGCT